TCAAACTGTTCCGGAGAAATATATTCATAAACGGGTATATGGCTTTTAGAAGGTCTCAAATACTGACCTATTGTCATTATATCACAGCCTACCTCCAACAAATCATCCATTACTTTCATAACCTGTTCCTCGGTTTCCCCAAGTCCCACCATAATTCCACTCTTTGTATATACACCTTTATCAAAAATCTTTACCTGTCTCAATAATTCTATGGATCTACTGTAAACTGCCGTTGGTCTAACCTTTCCATAAAGTATCTCTACAGTTTCAACATTGTGATTGAGTATATCCGGTTTTGCATCAATTATCTTTTTTAAAGACTTCCAGTTGCCTCTTAAATCCGGTATTAGAAGCTCGATTGTGGACTGGGGATTCTCTTTTCTCATTCGTTTTATAATTTCAACAAAATGATCTGCTCCTCCATCTTCTAAATCATCTCTTGTAACAGAGGTTATTACAGTATGTTTAAGCCCAAGCTTTTTACTGGCAATAGCTACATTTTTAGGCTCTTCTATATTCAGTGGTTCAGGATGTCCCTTATTAACTGCACAAAATCTGCAGTTTCTCGTGCACGTATTACCCAAAACCATAAAAGTAGCTGTGCTGCTTTTAAAACATTTTCCTATATTAGGACAAACTGCACTTTCACAAACTGTATGAAGAGAAAGATTTCTTACCATATTTTCCATCTTAGTCAATACTTTTTCATCAGGCACCTTCATCTTGAGCCATTCCGGTCTTTTTCCCACTATAACCACTTCCCTTTCAATCAAGTTATTCTTAGGTTCAGATTGCTGCGTTCAAATAAATTATCTACAGTTTCTTCCTTTATCAAATCCGTTTCAAAAATCATTTTAAAATTATTTTCAATCTTTTGAACCACATCGTTGTAATCTACATTGGCTGTAAAATCTTCCAGAGAACATACTCCAAATTCTTTTATTCCACAAGGTACTATTAATTTAAAGTGCTCTTTGTTTACAGAAATATTTATGGCAAAACCATGCCTTGTTATCCATTTCCTTATTCCCACTCCAATTGCAGCTATTTTCCTGTCGCCTACCCAGACCCCGGTATATTTAGGTTTTATGCCAGCTTTTATACCATATTCTCTAACTGTGTTTATAAGAATCAATTCAAGCTGTCTAAGATACAAGTGTATATCCTTTTGAAAATTGTTTAAATTCAGTATAGGATAGCCTACTAACTGTCCCGGGCCGTGATAAGTAACATTCCCTCCCCTGGAAGTATGGCACAAATCAATGCTGTACTTGTCCAATTCATATTTTGAAGCAAGTATGTTGTTTTTTCCACCACTTTTGCCTATAGTAATTACAGGTTTATGTTGAAGAAGCAGCAAAATTCCATCTATATTGTTTCTAATCACAAAATCAAAGGCCTTTTGTTGAATTTCAATTCCTTCTGAATAGCTTATTAATTTATGAAATTCTTTAACATAGCATTTTCTCAATTTAAACAATCCCTTCCAAAATTCATCTTCCAAGTTCTCTTTACTATCATATACAAGCACAATTCATGCCAATGCACAAATGTTGGATTTACTTGTATCTAATATATGTGCAAAATTCAAATATGGGAAAAAATAATACCATAATGGGAACAATGAAACTGATATTCCCACTATGGTATATAATTAAATTCACCCAAACTCACACTTATTATAAAATACTTGAATTGAATCCCCTGCCATCTACTTCTGAAGCATCTATTATTGAGATTAAAGCATCCCTGTCTATTTTCTGTACCCAATACTTAAACTGGGGCAGTCTCGATATATGTACTATACAGTATATAACTTTTCTCTCCCTGCCTGTATTTTCCCTATTAAATAGAGTATTAATTTTCACACTAATCTCCCCATTTTTATTTATTTTAACCATGTTTAATGCAACAATATTTTCTCCAAATTTTCCCCATTATACTCTTTGGTAAATATAAATGGTAAAAATACCACACCACATATAATTATATTCAACACTAAAGATTTAGGTGTAAATACTATTCCACTTAAATTGTTACTCGTAAGCGCCATGGAATTATTTATCAAATGAATAATTATAACCGACCAAAGATTGCCTGTCTTCATATAGGCAAAACCAAAAAAAATTCCAATAAACATGCAATAAAAAATATGAAATATTACACAGTAAACAGGAGTCTTGGGGCTATAAAACATAAAGCAAAGAGGTAGATGCCATATTCCCCATATAATTCCAAGTACTATGACCCCAAATCTTTTTCCAAATAAAATTTGAAGCCTTGGCTGCAGATATCCCCTCCATCCCAGTTCTTCTCCAAAAAAAATTACAAAGGATATAAGAATACTAAGCAGTACATTAAAAGGAAGAAATCCTAAAATACTTATACTCTTTTTTATACTTTCAATAAAATTACCATAAAACGCTCCATTTATAATTGATATTAAAAATTGAATTCCTATAAATGCTAAACATAAGATTAAAACTTTCTTAAAATTCTTTTGAAAAACCATATTGATTCTTTCAAAGCAATTATCTTTATTATTAACTATCAAGGAGAAAAGAATGACA
This window of the Clostridium kluyveri DSM 555 genome carries:
- a CDS encoding CPBP family intramembrane glutamic endopeptidase — translated: MKIELVRIKNEIVVFLLTTFVITFSMGILMFWVYKHLDKDIMSSFGLVQMLYPALVAIILIIIHKKDNIHRTLSNFLKIYIVLCILSIVVLIGGVFIFPKYVSKVLNILVYIFSVILFSLIVNNKDNCFERINMVFQKNFKKVLILCLAFIGIQFLISIINGAFYGNFIESIKKSISILGFLPFNVLLSILISFVIFFGEELGWRGYLQPRLQILFGKRFGVIVLGIIWGIWHLPLCFMFYSPKTPVYCVIFHIFYCMFIGIFFGFAYMKTGNLWSVIIIHLINNSMALTSNNLSGIVFTPKSLVLNIIICGVVFLPFIFTKEYNGENLEKILLH
- the lipA gene encoding lipoyl synthase; protein product: MGKRPEWLKMKVPDEKVLTKMENMVRNLSLHTVCESAVCPNIGKCFKSSTATFMVLGNTCTRNCRFCAVNKGHPEPLNIEEPKNVAIASKKLGLKHTVITSVTRDDLEDGGADHFVEIIKRMRKENPQSTIELLIPDLRGNWKSLKKIIDAKPDILNHNVETVEILYGKVRPTAVYSRSIELLRQVKIFDKGVYTKSGIMVGLGETEEQVMKVMDDLLEVGCDIMTIGQYLRPSKSHIPVYEYISPEQFEKYKQIAIEKGFKFVASAPYVRSSYRAYEGIKTLEKIK
- a CDS encoding DUF2179 domain-containing protein; the protein is MVKINKNGEISVKINTLFNRENTGRERKVIYCIVHISRLPQFKYWVQKIDRDALISIIDASEVDGRGFNSSIL
- the lipB gene encoding lipoyl(octanoyl) transferase LipB; its protein translation is MRKCYVKEFHKLISYSEGIEIQQKAFDFVIRNNIDGILLLLQHKPVITIGKSGGKNNILASKYELDKYSIDLCHTSRGGNVTYHGPGQLVGYPILNLNNFQKDIHLYLRQLELILINTVREYGIKAGIKPKYTGVWVGDRKIAAIGVGIRKWITRHGFAINISVNKEHFKLIVPCGIKEFGVCSLEDFTANVDYNDVVQKIENNFKMIFETDLIKEETVDNLFERSNLNLRIT